One genomic region from Vannielia litorea encodes:
- a CDS encoding thiamine pyrophosphate-binding protein has translation MVRAADLLVECLVAHGADRLFCVPGESYLALLDALHGQNAVDLVVCRHEGGAGMAAVADAKLTGKPGLLACSRGPGAMNAAIALHLAEQDAVPLVVLVGQVARHERGRGAFQEMDYARVFGSFAKHVEEVTDAFRLPEALARAWAAALSGTPGPAVLALPEDMLTDDVTAAVIPPTPVPAPGPSEDHIARAASLLAAAQRPLVLAGGGFAPVESRAALKALAEGQGIPVATTFKHQEVFDNFSPLYAGNLGFKVPPSLWKTLAEADLILALGTRLGDVPTQGYQIPAAPEPTQPLIHVWPDPAVLTRLYRANLAVPSEAPAFAQALADAAPKAPDRSAWAARCNAAALALRPAPQPRDDGLDFGTVAAELAKQAPQDAIVTTDSGNFSGWVHQYWPWDGSQLAVGAVGGAMGLGIPGAVAASLRFPGRCVLGFAGDGGAMMTGAELAVALSKGAAPKIVIADNGTYGTIRLHQERDFPERISGTDLANPDFAAWGASFGAGAFALGPGDDIPQTVADFLAHKGAAVLAVKTSAEAISAYVTVSQLRARSKAQSKS, from the coding sequence ATGGTGCGAGCCGCCGATCTTTTGGTGGAGTGCCTCGTGGCCCATGGGGCTGACAGGCTTTTCTGTGTGCCGGGCGAGAGTTACCTCGCGCTGCTCGATGCGCTGCACGGGCAGAACGCGGTCGATCTGGTGGTCTGCCGGCACGAGGGCGGGGCAGGCATGGCCGCCGTGGCCGATGCCAAGCTGACCGGCAAGCCCGGCCTTCTGGCCTGCTCCCGCGGCCCCGGCGCGATGAACGCTGCCATCGCCCTCCATCTGGCCGAGCAGGATGCCGTGCCACTGGTGGTTCTGGTGGGGCAGGTGGCCCGCCACGAGCGCGGCCGCGGCGCATTTCAGGAGATGGATTACGCCCGCGTCTTCGGCAGTTTCGCCAAGCATGTGGAGGAGGTCACAGACGCCTTCCGCCTGCCCGAGGCCCTTGCCCGCGCATGGGCTGCGGCCCTCTCCGGCACCCCCGGCCCTGCGGTTCTGGCCCTGCCCGAAGACATGCTGACCGATGATGTCACCGCCGCCGTCATCCCGCCCACTCCGGTGCCCGCGCCCGGCCCGTCCGAAGATCACATCGCCCGCGCCGCCTCGCTGCTGGCCGCCGCCCAGCGCCCGCTGGTTCTCGCAGGCGGCGGATTCGCGCCGGTCGAGAGCCGCGCTGCGCTGAAGGCACTGGCCGAAGGGCAGGGGATCCCGGTCGCGACCACCTTCAAGCATCAGGAGGTCTTCGACAATTTCTCGCCGCTCTACGCCGGCAACCTCGGCTTCAAGGTGCCGCCCTCGCTGTGGAAGACCCTTGCAGAGGCCGACCTGATCCTCGCCCTCGGCACCCGCCTCGGCGACGTGCCGACCCAAGGCTACCAGATCCCCGCCGCGCCGGAGCCGACCCAACCGCTGATTCACGTCTGGCCCGATCCGGCGGTGCTGACCCGCCTCTACCGCGCCAACCTTGCCGTGCCCTCCGAGGCCCCCGCCTTCGCGCAGGCGCTGGCAGATGCCGCCCCCAAGGCGCCTGATCGCTCGGCCTGGGCCGCCCGCTGCAACGCCGCCGCGCTGGCGCTTCGGCCCGCGCCCCAACCCCGTGACGACGGGCTCGATTTTGGCACCGTCGCCGCCGAACTGGCCAAACAGGCACCCCAAGATGCCATCGTCACCACCGATTCGGGCAATTTCTCCGGCTGGGTCCACCAATACTGGCCGTGGGACGGCTCGCAGCTTGCCGTCGGCGCGGTCGGCGGGGCAATGGGCCTCGGCATCCCCGGTGCCGTCGCTGCCTCGCTGCGCTTCCCGGGCCGATGCGTCCTTGGCTTCGCCGGTGACGGCGGCGCCATGATGACCGGCGCCGAGCTCGCCGTTGCGCTTTCCAAGGGCGCGGCCCCCAAGATCGTCATCGCCGACAACGGCACCTATGGCACCATCCGCCTGCATCAGGAGCGCGACTTTCCCGAGCGCATCTCCGGCACCGACCTCGCCAACCCCGACTTCGCCGCATGGGGTGCCAGCTTCGGGGCAGGGGCCTTCGCCCTCGGGCCGGGCGACGATATCCCGCAAACCGTGGCCGACTTCCTCGCCCACAAGGGCGCGGCAGTGCTGGCGGTCAAAACCTCCGCCGAGGCGATCTCGGCCTATGTCACCGTCAGCCAACTCCGAGCGCGCAGCAAAGCGCAGAGCAAAAGCTGA
- a CDS encoding TAXI family TRAP transporter solute-binding subunit, translating to MKHTIGLIAGAVLLAAPLAAQETSLPKQMSWTAYDTGSAGYNQAVAIGAALQDTYGINLRVLPGKNDVSRTEPLRQGRVEFSATGVGGSFMAQEGAFDFGAENWGPQPIRVIAANNGGAINLGVGVAGDLGIEEFSDLKGKRVAYIVGAPALNVNTEAYLAYGGLTWDDVEVVEFGGFGASWKGLIEGQVDAAFASTNSGMAYEAASSPRGLFWPPVDPEKADAVAAMQAVAPFFVPNVASVGATIDGTDGYAGAGYAYPVLVGTDATDEGLAYAMTKAMVDLYPSFEGKAPGINGWALDKQDMQWVAPYHDGAIRYYTEAGLWSDEAQAHNDNLIARQQALAAAWEELKAEAPENWEEAWAEKRREALAAGGFEVVF from the coding sequence ATGAAACACACGATCGGACTGATTGCGGGTGCGGTGCTGCTGGCCGCGCCGCTGGCGGCGCAGGAGACTTCGCTGCCCAAGCAGATGAGCTGGACGGCCTATGACACCGGCTCGGCGGGCTACAACCAGGCCGTCGCCATCGGCGCGGCGCTGCAAGACACCTATGGGATCAACCTGCGGGTTCTGCCCGGCAAGAACGATGTGAGCCGGACCGAGCCGCTGCGGCAGGGCCGGGTGGAGTTCAGCGCCACCGGTGTGGGCGGCAGCTTCATGGCGCAGGAAGGTGCCTTTGACTTTGGTGCAGAGAACTGGGGGCCGCAGCCGATCCGGGTGATCGCGGCCAACAATGGCGGCGCGATCAACCTTGGCGTTGGAGTCGCCGGTGACCTCGGGATCGAGGAGTTCTCGGACCTCAAGGGCAAGCGCGTGGCCTATATCGTGGGCGCGCCTGCGCTGAACGTGAACACTGAGGCCTATCTCGCCTATGGCGGACTGACCTGGGACGACGTGGAAGTCGTGGAGTTCGGCGGTTTCGGCGCGAGCTGGAAGGGGCTGATCGAGGGGCAGGTCGATGCGGCCTTTGCCTCGACCAACTCCGGCATGGCCTATGAGGCCGCCAGCAGCCCGCGTGGGTTGTTCTGGCCCCCGGTGGACCCTGAGAAGGCCGATGCTGTGGCTGCGATGCAGGCGGTTGCGCCCTTCTTCGTGCCCAACGTGGCCAGCGTGGGCGCCACAATCGACGGCACAGATGGCTACGCGGGCGCGGGCTATGCCTACCCCGTGCTGGTCGGCACCGATGCCACCGATGAAGGGTTGGCCTATGCCATGACCAAGGCGATGGTGGACCTCTACCCCAGCTTCGAGGGCAAGGCGCCCGGCATCAACGGCTGGGCGCTCGACAAGCAGGACATGCAGTGGGTCGCCCCCTACCATGACGGCGCGATCCGGTACTATACGGAAGCCGGGCTTTGGAGCGACGAGGCGCAGGCCCACAATGACAACCTGATCGCCCGCCAGCAGGCCCTTGCCGCCGCTTGGGAAGAGCTGAAGGCCGAAGCCCCGGAAAACTGGGAAGAGGCCTGGGCCGAGAAGCGCCGTGAGGCTCTCGCGGCCGGTGGCTTCGAGGTGGTCTTCTGA
- a CDS encoding TRAP transporter permease, whose protein sequence is MTAKETTGTIADPDAAPAAGQKRGDVAARWAIGVATALGVLMVIHQLFNLQIGGLVLIEGRYLYLLGGLFLAVAFLVFPMRGLRGDTPGLIDWLLAAAALACTGYLAATAQRNLSEGWEYAAPEAAIWVSYGFMALVLEGTRRAGGLVLFCIVLVFAMYPTFASHVPDPFSGFQSTFSEAVSYHIYSSESSFGIPMKAFGGVVIGFILFGAVLQRTGGGQFFNDLALGLVGGFRGGAAKVSIFASGFMGSMSGSVISNVLTTGAVSIPAMKRTGFSKETAAATEACASTGGVLMPPIMGATAFVMASFLSRPYVEIAIAAAIPSLLFYFGLFAQIDAYSARRGLKGIPRAELPRLRTVLKEGWLYVSVFALLIFMLVVLRRETSAPFYATALLLVVNQLLPGNRLSLKGLGQMIVGVGAGLAELTAILLGVGLIVGAFSATGLAGTLVNELVFIAGDNTLVLLMMGAVTSFIFGMGMTVTACYIFLAVVLAPALEQGGLNQLAVHLFILYWGMVSYITPPVALGAFAAATMSGASAMKTGLEAMRLGGVIYVAPFFFVLNPALIGEAPPWEVAVALASALTGVALLSFGLQGYVSFLGPLRGGLSIPLRVALCAGGIAFAIPHTEETGLGYGATALIGLALAALPLAAAALAGQRAARAEISEAGHANQ, encoded by the coding sequence ATGACAGCCAAAGAGACGACCGGGACGATTGCCGACCCGGATGCCGCCCCCGCCGCTGGCCAGAAGCGGGGCGATGTGGCGGCCCGCTGGGCCATTGGCGTGGCCACCGCGTTGGGGGTGCTGATGGTGATCCATCAGCTCTTCAACCTGCAGATCGGCGGGCTGGTGCTGATCGAGGGGCGCTACCTTTATCTGCTGGGCGGGCTGTTTTTGGCGGTGGCCTTCCTCGTGTTCCCGATGCGGGGGCTGCGGGGGGACACGCCGGGGCTGATCGACTGGCTGCTGGCGGCGGCGGCGCTTGCCTGCACCGGCTATCTTGCAGCCACGGCGCAGCGCAACCTGTCGGAAGGCTGGGAGTACGCCGCGCCGGAGGCGGCGATCTGGGTGAGTTATGGCTTCATGGCACTGGTGCTGGAAGGCACCCGCCGGGCGGGCGGGCTGGTGCTGTTTTGCATCGTGCTGGTCTTTGCCATGTATCCCACCTTCGCCTCCCACGTGCCGGACCCGTTCTCGGGCTTTCAGAGCACGTTTTCGGAGGCGGTGAGCTACCACATCTACTCGTCCGAAAGCTCCTTCGGCATTCCGATGAAGGCCTTTGGCGGCGTGGTGATCGGGTTTATCCTGTTCGGGGCGGTGCTGCAGCGTACGGGCGGCGGGCAGTTCTTTAACGATCTGGCGCTCGGGCTGGTCGGCGGGTTCCGGGGCGGGGCGGCGAAGGTTTCGATCTTCGCCAGCGGATTCATGGGAAGCATGTCGGGCTCGGTGATCTCGAACGTGCTGACCACGGGGGCCGTGAGCATTCCGGCGATGAAGCGCACGGGGTTCTCGAAGGAGACGGCGGCGGCGACCGAGGCTTGCGCCTCGACCGGCGGGGTGCTGATGCCGCCGATCATGGGGGCGACGGCCTTTGTGATGGCCTCGTTTCTTTCGCGGCCCTATGTAGAAATCGCCATTGCCGCCGCGATCCCCTCGCTGCTGTTCTACTTCGGGCTCTTCGCCCAGATCGATGCCTACTCGGCCCGGCGCGGGCTCAAGGGTATTCCGCGCGCCGAGCTGCCGCGCCTGCGGACGGTGCTGAAGGAAGGCTGGCTCTATGTCAGCGTCTTCGCGCTGCTGATCTTCATGCTGGTGGTGCTGCGTCGCGAGACTTCGGCCCCCTTCTACGCCACCGCCCTGCTGCTGGTGGTGAACCAGCTGCTGCCCGGCAACCGGCTTTCTCTGAAGGGCCTTGGTCAGATGATCGTGGGCGTGGGCGCGGGGCTGGCGGAATTGACGGCGATCCTGCTCGGCGTGGGCCTGATCGTGGGCGCGTTCTCGGCCACGGGGCTGGCCGGGACGCTGGTGAACGAACTGGTCTTCATCGCGGGCGACAACACGCTGGTGCTGCTGATGATGGGCGCGGTGACCTCCTTCATCTTCGGGATGGGGATGACGGTGACGGCCTGTTACATCTTTCTCGCCGTGGTGCTCGCCCCGGCGCTGGAACAGGGCGGGCTGAACCAGCTCGCGGTGCATCTCTTCATCCTCTACTGGGGCATGGTCAGCTACATCACGCCGCCCGTGGCGCTGGGGGCCTTTGCTGCTGCCACCATGTCGGGCGCGTCGGCGATGAAAACCGGGCTGGAGGCGATGCGGCTGGGCGGGGTGATATACGTGGCGCCGTTCTTCTTTGTGCTGAACCCGGCGCTGATCGGCGAGGCCCCGCCGTGGGAGGTTGCCGTGGCGCTGGCCTCGGCGCTGACCGGCGTGGCGCTGCTGAGCTTCGGGCTGCAGGGCTACGTGAGCTTTTTGGGGCCGCTGCGCGGGGGCCTGTCGATCCCGCTGCGGGTCGCGCTCTGTGCGGGAGGCATCGCCTTTGCGATCCCCCACACCGAGGAGACCGGGCTGGGCTACGGGGCAACTGCGCTGATCGGGCTGGCTTTGGCCGCCCTGCCCCTTGCCGCCGCTGCGCTCGCAGGGCAGCGTGCGGCGCGGGCAGAAATTTCGGAGGCAGGCCATGCAAATCAATGA
- a CDS encoding 3-hydroxyacyl-CoA dehydrogenase NAD-binding domain-containing protein → MQINDVISIEREGPLALIVIDNPPVNAAGHAVREGLWKAVEAVEADDGVEAVAIYGKGRAFIAGADIREFGKPRMEPILTDVCNRIEACPKPVVAVLHGSCFGGGLEVAIGCHARVAIPGVKVGFPEVTLGVIPGAGGTQRGPRLMGIGAALSIITTGERIGHEDALSCGLVDRVAEGEPRDVALAMAEEARVGTLPCRKTGEIEVTPDAEAVEATKAKLATKAAHLFAPHRAVEAVEACTGPLEAGLALEREKFQACIESPQRAGLIHAFFAERAVEKIPEAGADPREVSVVGVIGGGTMGSGIATACLNAGLTVRMNERDEEALGRGRDTVGKNLAGAVKRGKMSEAKRDAALERFKPSTALEDFADCDVVIEAVFEDMGVKRDVFGRLDAICKPGAVLASNTSYLDVNEIAACTSRPEDVIGLHFFSPAHIMRLLEVVVAAKTAPEVVATGFALAKKLRKVGVRAGVCDGFIGNRILSHYKKVADYLVLDGAAPHEVDAAIEDFGFAMGPFAVSDLAGLDIGWANRKRLAPTRPAEERYVAVADRICEAGNFGRKTGRGFYVYGEGQPEPAPEVAEIVAEEREKAGVTAREFSKEAIQARFITAMIAEATRVLEDGIALRPIDIDAVFLFGYGFPRHRGGPMHTADVIGAGELVARIERYAKEDPYYWQVPDLLRKMAAEGTTFAEMN, encoded by the coding sequence ATGCAAATCAATGATGTGATTTCCATCGAGCGCGAGGGGCCGCTGGCGCTGATCGTGATCGACAATCCGCCGGTGAACGCGGCGGGCCATGCGGTGCGTGAGGGGCTTTGGAAAGCCGTGGAGGCGGTGGAAGCGGACGATGGCGTGGAGGCAGTGGCGATCTACGGCAAGGGCCGGGCGTTCATTGCCGGGGCCGACATTCGGGAATTCGGCAAGCCGCGGATGGAGCCGATCTTGACCGACGTGTGCAACCGGATCGAAGCCTGCCCCAAGCCGGTGGTCGCCGTGCTGCACGGCTCCTGCTTTGGCGGCGGGCTGGAGGTGGCAATCGGCTGCCATGCCCGCGTGGCGATCCCGGGCGTGAAGGTGGGCTTTCCGGAGGTGACGCTGGGGGTGATCCCCGGCGCGGGCGGCACGCAGAGGGGGCCACGGCTGATGGGGATTGGCGCGGCGCTCTCGATCATCACAACCGGCGAGCGGATCGGGCATGAGGATGCTCTGAGCTGCGGGCTGGTGGACCGGGTCGCGGAAGGCGAGCCGCGTGATGTGGCGTTGGCGATGGCCGAGGAAGCGCGGGTGGGCACCCTGCCCTGCCGCAAGACCGGCGAGATCGAGGTAACGCCGGACGCGGAGGCGGTCGAGGCGACGAAGGCAAAGCTGGCGACGAAAGCGGCGCATCTGTTTGCGCCCCATCGCGCGGTGGAGGCGGTGGAGGCCTGCACCGGGCCGCTGGAGGCCGGGCTGGCGCTGGAGCGCGAGAAGTTTCAGGCCTGCATCGAAAGCCCGCAGCGCGCCGGGCTGATCCACGCCTTCTTTGCCGAACGCGCGGTGGAGAAGATCCCCGAGGCTGGGGCGGACCCGCGCGAGGTGAGCGTGGTCGGCGTGATCGGTGGTGGCACGATGGGCTCGGGCATCGCCACGGCTTGCCTGAACGCCGGGCTGACCGTGCGGATGAACGAGCGCGACGAGGAGGCGCTGGGGCGCGGGCGCGACACTGTGGGCAAGAACCTTGCTGGCGCGGTGAAGCGCGGCAAGATGAGCGAGGCCAAGCGGGATGCGGCGCTGGAGCGGTTCAAGCCTTCGACCGCGCTGGAGGATTTTGCCGATTGCGACGTGGTGATCGAGGCGGTCTTCGAAGACATGGGCGTGAAGCGCGATGTCTTCGGGCGGCTGGATGCGATCTGCAAGCCGGGGGCGGTGCTGGCCTCGAACACTTCTTATCTGGATGTGAATGAGATTGCCGCCTGCACTTCGCGGCCCGAGGATGTGATCGGGCTGCACTTCTTTTCACCGGCGCACATCATGCGGCTCTTGGAGGTCGTCGTGGCCGCGAAGACCGCGCCGGAGGTGGTGGCGACGGGGTTTGCGCTGGCCAAGAAGCTGCGCAAGGTCGGCGTGCGCGCGGGCGTGTGCGACGGGTTCATCGGCAACAGAATCCTGAGCCATTACAAGAAGGTCGCCGACTATCTGGTGCTCGACGGCGCGGCGCCGCATGAGGTGGATGCGGCTATCGAGGACTTCGGCTTTGCGATGGGCCCCTTCGCGGTGAGCGACTTGGCGGGGCTGGACATTGGCTGGGCAAACCGCAAGCGGCTGGCCCCGACCCGGCCTGCCGAGGAGCGCTACGTGGCGGTGGCGGACAGGATTTGCGAGGCCGGGAACTTCGGGCGCAAGACCGGGCGCGGGTTTTACGTGTACGGCGAGGGGCAGCCGGAGCCCGCGCCGGAGGTGGCGGAGATCGTCGCCGAAGAGCGTGAGAAGGCCGGGGTGACAGCGCGGGAGTTCTCGAAAGAGGCGATTCAGGCGCGGTTCATCACGGCGATGATCGCCGAGGCGACCCGTGTGCTGGAGGACGGCATTGCGCTCCGGCCTATCGATATCGATGCGGTATTCCTCTTCGGCTACGGCTTTCCGCGCCACCGGGGCGGGCCGATGCATACGGCGGATGTGATCGGCGCGGGCGAGCTTGTGGCCCGAATCGAGCGTTACGCCAAGGAAGACCCCTATTACTGGCAAGTGCCTGACCTGCTGCGGAAAATGGCCGCCGAGGGCACGACATTTGCCGAGATGAACTGA
- a CDS encoding acyl-CoA dehydrogenase family protein, with the protein MDLSYSPQEQAFQAEVRQFLADELPDDIAARVKAGGEVSKEDTERWHAILQSRGWLGQTWPEEHGGPGWGPVERHIFDEEAARAYAPRILPFGLQMLGPVLIKFGSDEQKAHYLPRILDGTDWWCQGYSEPGAGSDLASLKTKAVREGDEYVVNGQKTWTTLGQHADWIFCLVRTDGSGKPQEGISFLLIDMKTPGIEVRPIRLIEGGHEVNEVFFTDVRVPAENLVWKENDGWTVAKYLLTHERTGIAGVGFSIAAFERVKALAARTMRGGKRLIDDPLFAARLAEVEMDLEAMKIFNLRMLAEAQRVGHPGVETSMLKIRGTEVRQALNDLYRRALGPAAAVMPGEAPGGNAAVLAPEDEGAAASYFNNRKISIFGGSNEIQKNILTKAMLEL; encoded by the coding sequence ATGGACCTTTCCTACTCCCCGCAAGAGCAGGCCTTTCAGGCCGAGGTGCGCCAGTTTTTGGCCGATGAGCTGCCCGACGATATCGCCGCGCGGGTGAAGGCGGGGGGCGAGGTCAGCAAAGAGGATACCGAGCGCTGGCACGCGATTTTGCAATCGCGCGGCTGGTTGGGGCAGACCTGGCCGGAAGAGCATGGCGGGCCGGGATGGGGGCCGGTGGAGCGGCATATCTTCGATGAGGAGGCGGCGCGGGCCTATGCGCCGCGGATTTTGCCCTTTGGGCTGCAGATGCTCGGGCCGGTGCTGATCAAGTTTGGGAGTGACGAACAGAAGGCGCATTACCTGCCACGGATTTTGGACGGGACGGATTGGTGGTGCCAGGGCTATTCGGAGCCGGGGGCGGGCTCTGACCTGGCCTCGCTCAAGACGAAAGCGGTGCGCGAGGGGGATGAATATGTCGTCAATGGTCAGAAGACTTGGACGACGCTGGGCCAGCACGCCGATTGGATTTTCTGCCTTGTGCGGACCGACGGTTCGGGAAAGCCGCAGGAGGGGATATCGTTCCTGCTTATCGACATGAAGACACCGGGCATCGAGGTGCGGCCGATCCGGTTGATCGAGGGCGGGCATGAGGTGAACGAGGTGTTCTTCACCGATGTCCGGGTGCCGGCGGAAAACCTTGTCTGGAAGGAGAATGACGGCTGGACGGTGGCGAAATACCTGCTGACCCATGAGCGCACCGGGATTGCGGGCGTGGGCTTTTCCATCGCCGCGTTCGAGCGGGTGAAGGCGCTGGCTGCGCGGACGATGCGCGGGGGAAAGCGGCTGATCGATGATCCGCTCTTTGCCGCCCGGCTTGCCGAAGTGGAGATGGATCTGGAGGCGATGAAGATCTTCAACCTTCGAATGCTGGCGGAGGCCCAGCGGGTGGGCCACCCCGGGGTGGAAACCTCGATGCTGAAGATCCGGGGGACTGAGGTGCGGCAGGCGCTGAACGACCTGTACCGGCGCGCGCTGGGGCCGGCGGCGGCGGTGATGCCGGGGGAAGCACCGGGCGGCAACGCGGCGGTGCTTGCGCCCGAGGATGAGGGCGCGGCGGCGAGCTATTTCAACAACCGCAAGATCAGCATCTTCGGCGGGTCCAATGAGATCCAGAAGAACATCCTGACCAAGGCCATGCTGGAGCTCTGA
- a CDS encoding acyl-CoA dehydrogenase family protein has product MNFEMTDDRRMLADSLSKLLGDLYGIEHRTSMAYDAPFHDIEGWKALAELGILYAFVSEDAGGMGGGGFDLLAVFEQLGAALCPEPLLGAAMAAPLLAEAGEELEPLLSGEAIYALALDEPEAPWDAEAGATEGGDTLTGRKTAVYGGNAATHFLVSARREGKLALYEVKAEDAAVTPWGMIDGGGAAELMLDGTAARCLLPDAGPAIEQALDRGRLALCAEAVGAMDWCYATTLDYLKSRKQFGREIGKFQALQHRMVEMKTAIEQARSITIAAADRMDWRSVAMAKSLVGRVARKVSEESIQLHGGIGMTWEYPLSHYAKRLVMLDAQLGDADFHTARVAATYA; this is encoded by the coding sequence ATGAACTTCGAGATGACAGACGACCGCCGGATGCTGGCCGACAGCCTCAGCAAGCTGCTCGGGGACCTTTACGGAATCGAACATCGGACCTCAATGGCCTATGATGCGCCATTCCATGACATTGAGGGCTGGAAGGCCTTGGCAGAGCTGGGAATTCTCTATGCCTTCGTCAGCGAGGATGCTGGCGGCATGGGAGGCGGTGGGTTTGACCTGCTAGCAGTTTTCGAACAATTGGGCGCCGCACTTTGCCCCGAGCCACTGCTCGGCGCCGCGATGGCCGCGCCGCTGCTGGCGGAGGCGGGAGAAGAGCTTGAACCGCTCCTGAGCGGCGAGGCGATCTATGCGCTGGCCTTGGATGAGCCGGAGGCGCCGTGGGATGCCGAGGCGGGCGCGACCGAGGGCGGCGATACGCTCACCGGGCGCAAGACCGCGGTCTATGGCGGCAATGCTGCCACCCATTTTCTGGTCAGCGCCCGGCGGGAGGGCAAGCTGGCACTCTACGAGGTAAAGGCCGAGGATGCTGCCGTGACCCCTTGGGGGATGATCGACGGCGGTGGTGCTGCTGAGCTGATGCTCGACGGCACGGCGGCCCGGTGTCTCCTCCCCGACGCCGGGCCAGCCATTGAACAAGCACTAGACCGGGGCCGTCTTGCGCTCTGTGCCGAGGCGGTGGGGGCGATGGACTGGTGCTATGCCACCACGCTCGACTACCTGAAGAGCCGCAAGCAGTTTGGTCGCGAGATCGGGAAGTTTCAGGCGCTTCAGCACCGCATGGTGGAGATGAAGACGGCGATCGAGCAGGCCCGCTCGATCACCATTGCTGCCGCAGACCGGATGGACTGGCGCTCGGTTGCCATGGCCAAGAGCCTCGTGGGGCGCGTGGCGCGAAAGGTGAGCGAGGAGAGCATCCAGCTGCACGGCGGGATCGGGATGACGTGGGAGTATCCGCTAAGCCACTACGCCAAGCGGTTGGTGATGCTCGATGCGCAGCTCGGTGATGCCGATTTTCACACCGCGCGGGTGGCAGCGACTTACGCCTGA
- a CDS encoding PaaI family thioesterase, which produces MSWPPAPPIPPELLELPYPFQSLMGFEITGWGEGCSRVELAPLDAVENRHGIPHGGAISVLLDTAMGYAGSYTGDAGEKRMAMTLSMTVNFQGQAQGTRLISEGRKTGGGRKTFFAEARLCDEHGNLVATATGVFRYRTPQA; this is translated from the coding sequence ATGAGTTGGCCGCCCGCCCCGCCGATCCCGCCCGAACTGCTTGAGCTGCCCTATCCATTCCAGAGCCTCATGGGCTTCGAGATTACCGGCTGGGGCGAGGGGTGTTCCCGCGTGGAGCTGGCTCCGCTGGACGCGGTCGAAAACCGCCACGGTATCCCCCACGGCGGCGCGATCTCGGTGCTGCTCGATACCGCGATGGGCTACGCGGGCAGCTACACCGGCGACGCGGGCGAGAAGCGCATGGCCATGACCCTGTCGATGACCGTCAACTTTCAGGGGCAGGCGCAGGGCACGCGGCTCATTTCCGAGGGCCGCAAAACCGGGGGAGGGCGCAAGACTTTCTTCGCCGAGGCCCGGCTTTGCGACGAGCACGGCAATCTCGTCGCCACCGCCACCGGCGTCTTCCGCTACCGCACGCCTCAGGCGTAA